The genomic interval GCCCGAGCGTTTCTGGTTGATCGATGATTTGGCGACATCCGGGGACAAGGCCATGCGAGCGACTTTCCGACGGAGTCGAGCTGTGGCCATAGAGCGCGCGACCTGCGATACGCTCGAAGGGAGGAGAGTAGGGGCCCCACTCCGGCAGAGCAAACATACTGGAGGACGAACCGCCAGGGACATCCTGCCTAACCGATTCATGGTGGTGAGATGTTGCGAAGAAGACGGATGATGAAATCTCCTTACCCGCTTCCAAGAAAATTCCTTGgataagaaaatcaaggCAGAAAGCACGGGGCACCTGGCGATCCCGCACTAGTCCCAGGTAGGCCTAGAGCGATCGGAGCCGCAACCAGGGCCCCAGGCGTCAAGGCCACCAATGCGCTCAGGCGGCGAGGCCGAAACAAGTGTTGCTATGGAGACTCCCGCCAGCAAATGTCAACATGGAACCTCGACCTCCACCATCGCCATCCAAGTCCCGATGTCTTACTACTTAACAAAGTCTATTtacctcttcatcctccgaTCTCATTTACTTCCCTTCCGTGGTTCGGTGGTGGATGGTGTATTTTGGTTTCCCCCCCTTGTATTtacatttcttttgttgaccTATCTCATCCCCATCGGACGTCGTTCTATATCCCTTCGTTATCGCATTACTATCCCTCCATTACACGGAACAAAGGGACTTCAACATTAACGAATCGGCAATTATTCTGAACGTgctactttttttttttttgtatacTTCCCTCCCCCTTGTGACGCATTCTTGCAGGCCTGTTACGAATTTTACGAACAAATCAAGCGCTTCCCAATTCAATTTCAATTGACTTCGTTCTTGAATTTCAAAGCGACTTTTCTTATCGGcctctgttgttgttgtttatCAGAATCAGGTAAGGCGCGTCATTCCAGCAGCAAGGGACGTCAACGTCGGGGAATCTTAAGTTTCATCCATGCTATGTGATGAGGAAACAAGCGACACTGACATCTTCACCCCAGCGCTTTTTCCTCCTCACTTGTCTTGGTCTGCATCACAACAGAACAAAAATTCCCCGTGAAGATGGGTAGTGGTACTGGCCAACGCCCACTTTCGGAAGTGAGTCCTATGGCTCAACGACGAAACTCGCCTGTCTGGAACCAAAATACAAAAGTATGTGTTTACTACTC from Aspergillus flavus chromosome 7, complete sequence carries:
- a CDS encoding uncharacterized protein (expressed protein), with the translated sequence MRSGGEAETSVAMETPASKCQHGTSTSTIAIQVPMSYYLTKSIYLFILRSHLLPFRGSVVDGVFWFPPLVFTFLLLTYLIPIGRRSISLRYRITIPPLHGTKGLQH